The genomic stretch GATTAAATGAATATACAAAACCAATATGACACAGTTGTGTCTACTCCTATTCTGTTGGCAACAAAAAGTCTTTAAAACTGTCGACAAACAGGTCAGAGGTGTTTGATGAAGGTGATTGATTTTAAATGGATTATACGATGGGGCAGAGCAGGAGATGGCGTGGCCGTGGTGACCACGCCATTAAAATTATAGCGCAGTTACGTTTGCAGCTTGTGGGCCTTTTTTGCCCTGTTCAACTTCAAATGTTACGCGTTGGCCTTCTGCCAAAGTTTTAAAACCTGTTGAAACGATAGAGTTGAAGTGAACAAACACATCGTTACCACCGTTGTCTTGAGAAATAAAACCGAAACCTTTCGTTTCGTTAAACCATTTTACAGAACCAGTTACTTTATTAGACATAGATACCTCTAAGTATTAAATTTTTCGATTAATTAATTGCTGATAACAAAAGCTATTATGGGTATAAAGGAAAAGCTGTCGCAGAGGCTAAACGAAGGGTATCGAAAGATAACTGAGATTGAACTTGAACTAAATCTATCATGAATAGCTCATTTGGTAAGAGCTGATGATTACTATACACACTTTTTATTTATTAGATAGCTTTATTTTGTTTTTAAGCAAATTATTTTTTACCATGATTAAAAAATAAAAGAGAGAGGCTTTTAAACCTCTCTCTTTTGTGACAAGTCTTTGATAGCGGGTTTTAG from Vibrio vulnificus NBRC 15645 = ATCC 27562 encodes the following:
- a CDS encoding cold-shock protein codes for the protein MSNKVTGSVKWFNETKGFGFISQDNGGNDVFVHFNSIVSTGFKTLAEGQRVTFEVEQGKKGPQAANVTAL